Genomic DNA from Streptomyces sp. GS7:
GTGACGGTGACGACGGCGAGAACGGACGGCACGGGGGCGTCGGGCACGTCACCGGTATCCATGACCAACGCCGTGACGGTCGCCACACCGGCGATGCCTATCGTGGTCACGGCGAACGCCATCGCAACACCGAGCAGGGCGAGTACTCGCAAGGTCTTGGCGGAAGGTCGGCACCGGGTGACGACGACGGCGGGCGTCACCGCCACGGCCGTCAGGAACGCCGCCGGACCGACCCATCCCAGGGCGAACAGCCAGGGCCCGTCGACCAGGTAGCGGAGCATCAAGGCCCACACTCCGCCGAGTAGCACGGGTACCAGTGCGAGAGGAGCCAGCAACGGGCGCCACGCGGCCCAGTTGCCGGTTCTGGCGGTTTCCGCGAGGAGCGACAGGGCGCCGACCAGCGGGATGAGTCCACTGCCGTCGGTGGCGTACTGCGCCATGTCCAACAGAGGCCGGACCCAGTCTGCCGAATCCGGCCGCAGTTGTTCGGTCAGGACGATGTGCAGCAGCGGCAGGACACAGAGCGCGGCCCACCAACTGACCCAGGTGGTGGCGACACTTGCCTGCATGCGGCGACGGCGCCGTTCCGCGGGCTCGTTGGGCATCACCGGGCGAAGCCACGCCCGGAGAGCGCCGACGAGAAGGTCTGCGACCACGCGTGGGCCGGTGCCGGTGTCCTCGACCAGTGCTTCGAGTTCAGGGCCGTAGCGCTCCCGGAACGCGGGAGGGTATACCCGCAAGGCCAACCTGCCGGCCATGTTGGTCATGTTGGTCATGCGCCTGCCACCCCCAGCTTGGTCAGCCCGACATGTGCGAAGCGGGCCATCGCCCGGAGTCTGTCGTCGAGCACGGTCTCCCCTTCTGCGGTGAGGCGGTAGGGCCGGCGGCGCTCGTCCCCGTCCAACGCCGCGACCAGTCCGCTGTCCTCCAGCCGCGAGATCGCGGCATACAGCGTGCCCGGCCCCAACTTGACGGAAGTCTGTTCCTCGACGTCCTTGATGATCGCGTAGCCGTGCTTGGGGCCGTCGGCCAGGCTGGCCAGGATCAGCAGCGCGGGTTCCGCCCATCCGACGCGGTCGCGTTGACGCGGCATCGGACACCTCCTTCGCTCACCTCGACTACTACGTTAAACGATATAGCGTTGTACGGAGTAGTTGTGGAGGTACGGCAGAAGGGACCGCGACCAATCACGGTCGTCTCGAACGTCGTTGAGGCTTCGTGACGGCCGAACCGCGGTGAACTACCGGTGGTACCGGCCGGCCGTCCCCCGTGGCATGACCATCAGCAACGCCTAGAGTCGCCGCATGACGTGGAGTGAGGCGGAGTACGTCGAGTACCTGCGGGCCGAGCGACGTGGCTACGCGTGGGTCATGCGCCGACACGGCGGCCTGACACAGCCGGAAGCTTGGGCGGCCGCCTTGGACCGTTACCCCTATGAGCCAAGTGATGTGCCGCATCGCGGACTTGTCTTCCATGACGAGGCGTGGCACTGGGCGATGCTGGCCATACACGGAGATCGCTACACGGCGGAGTGCCCCGGGATGGCTCAGCCGTCAGCCGAGTACACGGCTCTTGAGTAAGAGGTCGTTCCACCGATCAGTCGGCGGTAGCCGATGAGTGTTGCCGCGATGCGCCCGCCGCGGGTGGTTCGGCCCGACGGAAGGCGGCAGCGGTGCCGATGAAGTCGTGGGTTCGGTAGGGCATTCTGCGCCCCGACGTACGCCAGGGACCGGGACACCGACGCCCGCCGCACGAGACCACCATCTCCTAGCAGCAGGTGCCGACTCTGTCTCTGCCGGGCAGGACGGTCGGTGGGTTGGGGTCAGGGGTTTCCCCGGTGTGCATGGCCCAACGCAGTTGGCGTACCCGGGGAATGCGTGTCAGTTGGACGACCAGCCTTTCCAGGGCGGCGGTCGACGGGCCGTCCGAGGTGAGTGTCACGTGGATGGTGAGGTGGGCGTTGCCGCCCGGTTCAAGGGTGCGGTGGATCTTCAGGCGGACGTCGGTGCCGGCGAACGCGACGATGCACAGGGCTTTCACCATGCGCTCTATCGGGGGATCGCACACGGCCTGGAGTGTGCAGCGGGTTGGTGTGGGAGGGATGGGCGTGGGCGTTTCGGGGCGTCGGAAGAGAGGGCGGAACGGAAGGTTCATGGGGACACATCCTGAGCTGATCAGCCGGGTGCATAGGGTCGGTTGGCGGCTACGGCCGTCGGGGCGGCGTCGGCCGGGCAGGGTTCGTCGTGGCGGCGGAAACCAGGGCTGATGTCGATGGGGCCGAGCGCCGCGGACCGGCATCCGGCGCTGGCCGGTCCGCGGGCTGAAGGAGGGCCGGTCAGTCGGTGGGGGTGAGGAATTCCAGGCGGTTGCCGGCCGGGTCCAGGCTGTAGAAGCGGCGCTCTCCGGGGTGTTTGTCGTCCCAGACGACGGGCGCGCGGTGGCTTCTGAGGCGGTCGGCGAGGGCGTCGATGTCCCGCACGCGCAGTGCGGGGTGGGTGCGGGTGCCGGGTCCGGGGGTCTCGATGCCGAGATGGAGTTGGGCGCTGCCGTGTTCGCCGGTGAGCCAGCAGCCGCCGCGGACCGCGAGCACCGGCGGCCCGGTGACTTCCCGCATGCCGAGTAGTTCGGCGTAGAAGGTGCGCAGCGTCGCCCCGCATCCGGCGGGGGCGGTGAGCCGTATGTCGTCGAGCGTGACAAACATGGGGGTCACTTCCAAAAGGCTTTGAACAGCTGGAGTTGAGGTGTCAGGCGCCGGTGTGCCGGCCGGCCTCAAGGTGGCGGCAGACGGCGTCGCCGGTCACGGTGTGCCGGTGGGCGTGCGGGAATCGGGGCTGGCGGTGCCCTCCCGGGGCGGGGCAACCCGCCCCGGGAGGAGGGTCGTTACTGCCCGAGGGCGACCTGGACGATCTTGATGACGACCAGGATCATCGCGATGAGCAGGTAGGTGCGCAGGGCGCCCATGCCGATTTTGCGGGTGGTGGACAGGGTGGGCTTGGTGAGGGTGTCCAGTGGTGGCATCCGCCAGGCGTCGCGGCCGGTGCGGTCGATGGGGTCTTCGTTGGTCGCGGTGCGGCGGCGGGTGAAGGAGTACCCGGCGGCCAGGACGCCCAGGACGCCGCAGGCGGCCATGATGTCGATGATCGTCTGGGAGCTGATGTCGGGGAAGAGGACGGAGGCGGTCAGGATGATGGACAAGGTGACCAGGACGCCGACCACCGCCGTGGTGAAGGCGTTGGTCTTCGGGCCGTTGACCCAGGGGCCCAGGACGGCCTTGTCGTTGCACAGCAGCAGCAGGAAGACGGAGGCGGACGGCAGCAGGACACCGGCCAGGGTCTGCACGCCCTGGGTGAGCAGACCGAGCGGGGAGCCGGGGATCAGCACGATCACGGCGGCCACGGCCACCACTCCGGCGTAGATGGCGTAGAAGCCCTTGGCGCCCTTGACGCCGCGGTGGAGGGAGTGCTTGATGCCGAAGACGTCGCCGATGGCGTAGGCGGTGGAGAGGGAGACGGCGAAGGCGCCGATGATGGAGGCGTCGAGGAGGGCGATGGCGAAGAGGATGCCGGCGAGTTTGCCGGCGTGGGCTTCGAGGCCGGTGGCGACGCCTGCCGCGTCGGTGAAGTTGCCGAAGCCCTTGGTTGCGGTGAAGGCGGTGGCGGTGAAGCCCATGATGGCGGCGGCGCCGATGACGACGATGGCGATGCCGATCCACAGGTCGGCCTTCTCGTAGCGCATGAAGCGGGGGGTGATGCGCTTGTCGATGACGTAGGACTGCTGGAAGAACAGCTGCCAGGGGGCGACGGTGGTGCCGACGATGCCGATGATCAGCAGCATGACGGTGGCCAGCTGACCCGATCCGCCGGGCATGGTGGGTACGACGAAGTCGTGGGCCATCTGCGAGGACTTGGGGTGGATCATGAAGTACAGCGGGATGAGCAGCAGTGACCCCGCGCACAGGAAGATGGCCACCCGCTCGAACCGGCGGAAGGAGCCGGTGAAGGCGGCGGAGACGATGACCACGGCGGCCAGGATCACCGAACCGGCCTTGGGCAGCCCCAGGTAGCCGGCCGCGAGGGTGATCCCGATGAACTCCGTGACCAGGGTGAGGGCGTTGAGCAGGAACAGGTCGATGACGGAGAACGCGCCCCAGAACTTCCCGAACCGCTCCAGGATGAGGCGGGCGTGCCCCACGCCGGTGACGGCGCCGAGCCGCAGCACCATCTCCTGGTTCACATACAGCACCGGCACCAACAGCAGAAGCGTCCACAACAGACTCGTGCCGTAGTTCTGCCCGGCCTGCCCGTACGTGGAAAACGCGCCCGCGTCGTTGTCACCGACCATCACGATCAGGCCGGGCCCGACTATCGCGAGCAGGGTCTTGAGCTTGGCGGACAGCCCTTGGCGGGGCGCGGTGTCGTCCACCCTGATGGTGCCCAGCGCGCCACGGATGTCGCCGACATGGGCGTCGTCGAGCACCGCCGTGCGCTGCGACGGAGTCGACGGTGTGGCGGTGGTGGTGAGGTTGGTCATGAGAGCCTCCCGGGTCCCCCGGCGGGGGAGGTTGGGGGTACGCAGCAGCAATCCCCCCTGCGAGCGCGCAGCGCAGCGACCCGGGACGGCCGGTGGCCGTACGGGTGCCAAGGCAGGTGGGGGAAGGCGCAGGGAAGGTGGTTACCGCGTACCGGAGGTCGGAGATGACATACGGATACGGGGCCAACTGTGGCCCGGACTACTGCAGTTGCCGTCCATGTCTCTCGCCTCCTTCTGGCCGGGGCGCACGCGGACGCCGAGCGGACACAGCAAAGAGCGCACCAGTCCCTGATGACCGGCTCACCCCAACTCGTCAGAGCTTTGGCACTCCACGGCGTAATCCCCTTGCCGGGGAAGCCACTTGGGGTCACCCCTTAGGCCGGGGAGACCTGTCCTGAACCTGGGCGTCTCTCGACGTCGTGGGGTCAGTGGCCTGTGTCCGTGAAGACGCCTCACCGAACGAGGTGCTTCCATTCGTTCAAACGGCGAAAACTCTACCCGCACACTTGCGGGGTTACGCAAGCGCTTGGCTCAGTCTTGACCAAGCCTCGGCGAGTGCAGCGGCCCATGGACATGCGGCACCAGCGCCAGGGCACCGTTTCGCCCCTTTTTGCCACATGGTTCCACAGGGGCACGCGAACCGCTTCACGCGCCGGGAAAGCCATCAACGAGCCTGCGGCGAAAGCCTCGCGGGCACCGGGCACTGGCGCCTTGCTTCGTCGCCCCGCAAGCCGGCGCCTATGTGCCCAACCCCCAGAAGGGGCGAAACGGTTCGCGGATCGAGGGCAGTCAAGCTCACGTCAATGCGTGGCGTTCATGCGCACACGGCCTCCGGCTCCCAGGGCCGGAACCGTCCTGACGCCACCTGTCATCCGGAGCCCTGACCGAGCCGGTCACCACGCTGCCGACACCACGAGACCACGACACCACTACGGAGGTGCCGCCACGCCCTTCCCGTCCCCCCTGCTGCCGGCACGCGCCGAGCGGATCACCGACCGCACCCCGCCCGCTGCCGCCGATCCCGTCGTCCTCGCGACCGTGCACGCGGTCTGCGACCAGGACGCCGAAGCGCGTGTCCGAGACCGGCTCGCGCAGGCACTCGGCGCCCACGGCATCGGACCCCACGCCCTCCGCACCCGTCCGGCGAGTCCCGAACCCGTGCTCGTGGAAGCCGACTTCACGACCGAGGGGGCGGTCAAGAACGCACCATCGCACTCGACATCGCACCGCTCGGCATCGAACGAGGGTCAGTTGACGCAGGGGACGCCCCCGGCCGTCACCGCGTTCTTCTCGTAGTCGTCGTCCGACGGATCCGACGACGAAGTCGACGCCGAACTCCGGTCGGGGCTCGTGGCGGACGAGGCGGATGTCGCACCGGTGAAGTCCTGGCCGAGTGTGACCCGGACGTGGCCGGCCTGGATCTGCGCGTCGGGCGCCGGCGCTGCGGTCACACCGAGCTTCGTCGCGATCTGCCGGGCCGCGGCCTGGGCACCCTGCCCGTACGTGACCGTGACGTGCGACTGCGGCGCGGTGTTGGATGCCTGGCCCTCCGTGTAGCCCAGCGCCTTGAGGGCCTTGAGTTCCTCGGAGGCGGCACCCGTCTTGCCTGAGCCGTTGAAGACGTCGACGGTGGCGGGTGCGGCCTTCGCGGAGGACTGGGAGTCCGACGCACCGCCCTTCGCGCCGGGCGACGCCGCCGGGCCCTCGTGGAACGCGTCCTGCACCAGTCGGCGCATCTGCTCCACGTCCACGATCTGCACCTGTTCGTTGTTCTGCATCGCGGAATGCCCGGCCGGAAGGGTGTGGAAGACGACGTTCCCACCGGTGAGGTTGGTGGCCTGCTGGGCGAAGTCGATCGGATTGAGCTTGCTGTCGATGACCAGGTCCTTCTTCATCACGCCGTAGAGACCCTGCATCTTGCCCAGGTCCGTGAAGACGCCCTGGGTCTTGAGCTTGTGGGTGATCGACGAGATGAACGCCTGCTGGCGGTGGGTGCGGTCGATGTCGTTGTTGGGCAACCCGTGCCGCTGGCGGACGAAGGCCAGGGCCTGCTTGGCGTTGAGCTGCTGCGGTCCGGCGGGGAAGTCGGCGCCTGAGTACCGGTCCTTCACCGGGTGCTTGAGGCAGACGTCGATCGGCTTGAGCTGGTCAGCGATGTCGTAGAAGCCGATCAGGTTGACCTCGGCGAAGTGGTCGATCGGGACGCCGAGGAGGTTCTGCACGGTGGCCAGCGTCGCCGCCCGCCCCGCCTCCCGGCTGTCCGCCTCCAGCTTGGCGCCCTTCTCCCCCTGTGCGGACAGCTTCTCCCGGCGCCCCTCGTAGGCGTTGCCGTACGCCTCCTTGATCTTGTGGTGCCCCTGGAGCGAGCCGTCGCCGTTGTGGGTCTCGACGAAGGAGTCGCGCGGAATGGAGAACGCCTGCACCTTGCCGCCGTCGGCGGGTATGTGCAGCAGGATCAGGGTGTTGGTGTTGTAGAACCCCTCGTCGCTGTTTCCGGCGTGGAGTTGGTCCTTCACGACCCAGTCCGGCAGCGGGTTGCCGTTCATGTCCTTGCGCGAATCAAGGCCGATCAGCAGCAGGTTGACGGAGCCGTCGAGGTGTTTCGGCCCGCGTCCGAGCAGCGGGTCGAGTGCGTGCGAGATGTTGAGCCCGCCGGAGATCCAGTGGTACGCGGCCCAGGAGACGCCACTGGTCGCCAGTATGGCGAAGGAGGCGACGCCGGCCAGAGTGCGTCCGACGGCCACCCGGCGGGGCGTGCGCTTGCCGCCCTTGCCGCTTGCGCCGCCCTGGCGCCGATTCGCCGCCATGCTCGCTGCGCGCCCGCCGGCGCCCGGTTTGTTGTCACGCACCGCTTACTTCCTCACGCTTCGCCTGAGCCGGAACCATCGCACCGCGAGCACCGCGAGCACCGCGGCCTCGGCGGCCGCCATCGCCGGAAAGGCGTCGATCGCCCAGTGCAGCGCTCCGGTGGTGAGCCCCTTGCCGCCGCTGCCGCTCGTCCTGCCCGCCCACTCCTCGGCGGCCACGGTGATCAACATCGTGACGACCGGCGGCGCGTACGCAACCCACCAGGCGCCCGCCCGCGAGCACCGCCAGGCCGCCAGGGCCCCGCCGACCAACGCGGTGAGCACGAAGACCGTCCCGAGTGAGCCGCCGATCAGCTCGTCCACGACCGCGCCGAGCACCGGCAGCGCCAGCCCGACCAGGGCGGCCATCCGGGCCTGCCGGGGCGAGTGCCGCTGCGACCGCTCCGCTGTCCTGCCGCTTCCGCGGCTCCGCGCACCCGCCGGCGCCGGGCCCCGCTGAGCCGGCACGCGGCGCGCATCGCGTGCGGGGGGTGGGGATATGGCCGGGTTCTGGCCTGACATGGGCGCTCCGGAGTGCATAGTTGCGCAATGTAGCAAGTATGGTGACTAGTCTGTACGGGTGTGCGGTGAGAGACCCGCTACACCGACAACGTGGGACGACCATGATCCAAGAAGGGGAGGGGCCACGTCGATGGGGGTACCCGAAGGGGACAGAGCTGCGGATCTCCCGGAGCAGGCGTTCCATTCGGCAGCGCTGAGATTCGGGCTGCTCGCGTCCCCGCTGCGGCTGCGCATCGTGTGGATGCTCATCCGGAACGAGAGCGATGTCACACAGCTCGCCCTCCGCGTCGGCGCCCGGCCCCAGGCCGTCAGCCAGCACCTCGCCCGCCTCAAGCTCGCCGGTGCGGTGCGCGCGCGGAGCGAGGGCCGACGCCAGATCTACGCCGTCACCGACCCTCGGGTGAAGGCCGTGGCCGAGACGATGATGGCGATGACGGCCGCAGACGAGGCCGCGGCCCAGAACTCCGCCGACCTGGCCCATTAGGCCGAGGCGGCCCCAGCCGCGACCCCGTCACCACGGCGGGTGGACGAGGCGCTCCGCCTCCGCCCGTCGGCCGGCTGCCGGGTGCGGGGCCGGCCACCGTGCGCCCGTCACCGTCGCGGACGTACAACCGAGCGTGATCGAACGTGGACCACGGTGCCCCGGCGGCGCCGGCCGGACAGTGGCGGTCGTCGGTCCGCGACGGTCGTCAGTCCGCGGTCCCGGGCTTCACCGAGGTCACGTCGAACCGCCCGCCGCACACCCGCAGACCGTCGGTGCCGGCGGTCATCGCCTTCTTCGAACCCGGCGCGTAGACGCGGACCAGCTGCGCCGTGGACCAGCACGGGGTGTCCGAGACACCGTCGTTGACCGTGTGCAGCACGGCGTGCGCGCTCTGTCCCGGCTTCAGGCGGACGGCGCCGCCCGCGGCACCCGAGCGGGTGGCGGGCTTGCCGACGGGCGTGCCCTCCTTGAGCGTCAGGGAGACCCCGGGGAAGCCGCGCAGCGAACAGGTCTTCTTGCCCTTGTTGGTGAAGACCAGCGGTATGTGGATGTTGCCCGCGCCGATGTCCGTGCGGCCCAGGCCCACCGACAGGTTGTCCGCGGTGCAGCGGTCCGAGGCGGGCTTCGCCGAGGTGTGGGCCTGGGCCACGCCGGCGGTGAGCGTGAGCGCCGCGACGGCGATCAGTGATCCGGCAGCGACCCGGCGGCCGCGGCGGAGGGTCCTGGGCGTGAGCGACATCCTTCTGTTCCCCTTTGTGTGGCGGCGCGCGCCGATCTCGGACGGCGTGCGCACGGTCGGTGCGTTGCGCTTCCAACGTGCTCCGAGGCGCTGCCAGATGGCTAATGAGGCACTAATGCACCACTAATGCCGTGGCCTCCCCACTTTGGCCATTGGGGCCGATTCACCCAAACCCAGATAAACCGGATCGTGGATCTCGCGGATCTCGTGGGTGCGTCGACGGCCGGACGCACCGCGCCACCCGGACCGGCATCCGGACGGCCCCTCACCTCACGACACGGGCAACGGTCTCTGATGCGGCACCGGTTCCCTCGCCTGCTCAAGCCGCCGGCAGGCGGTGGATCAGGGCAGGAGATCGAGGGTCGTTCCGTTTCCGGTCGTCTCGGCCTGCTGATAGGCCGGCCAACTCAGGGCCAGGTCCTGCC
This window encodes:
- a CDS encoding PadR family transcriptional regulator; the encoded protein is MPRQRDRVGWAEPALLILASLADGPKHGYAIIKDVEEQTSVKLGPGTLYAAISRLEDSGLVAALDGDERRRPYRLTAEGETVLDDRLRAMARFAHVGLTKLGVAGA
- a CDS encoding VOC family protein, with amino-acid sequence MFVTLDDIRLTAPAGCGATLRTFYAELLGMREVTGPPVLAVRGGCWLTGEHGSAQLHLGIETPGPGTRTHPALRVRDIDALADRLRSHRAPVVWDDKHPGERRFYSLDPAGNRLEFLTPTD
- a CDS encoding NRAMP family divalent metal transporter — encoded protein: MTNLTTTATPSTPSQRTAVLDDAHVGDIRGALGTIRVDDTAPRQGLSAKLKTLLAIVGPGLIVMVGDNDAGAFSTYGQAGQNYGTSLLWTLLLLVPVLYVNQEMVLRLGAVTGVGHARLILERFGKFWGAFSVIDLFLLNALTLVTEFIGITLAAGYLGLPKAGSVILAAVVIVSAAFTGSFRRFERVAIFLCAGSLLLIPLYFMIHPKSSQMAHDFVVPTMPGGSGQLATVMLLIIGIVGTTVAPWQLFFQQSYVIDKRITPRFMRYEKADLWIGIAIVVIGAAAIMGFTATAFTATKGFGNFTDAAGVATGLEAHAGKLAGILFAIALLDASIIGAFAVSLSTAYAIGDVFGIKHSLHRGVKGAKGFYAIYAGVVAVAAVIVLIPGSPLGLLTQGVQTLAGVLLPSASVFLLLLCNDKAVLGPWVNGPKTNAFTTAVVGVLVTLSIILTASVLFPDISSQTIIDIMAACGVLGVLAAGYSFTRRRTATNEDPIDRTGRDAWRMPPLDTLTKPTLSTTRKIGMGALRTYLLIAMILVVIKIVQVALGQ
- a CDS encoding LCP family protein produces the protein MRDNKPGAGGRAASMAANRRQGGASGKGGKRTPRRVAVGRTLAGVASFAILATSGVSWAAYHWISGGLNISHALDPLLGRGPKHLDGSVNLLLIGLDSRKDMNGNPLPDWVVKDQLHAGNSDEGFYNTNTLILLHIPADGGKVQAFSIPRDSFVETHNGDGSLQGHHKIKEAYGNAYEGRREKLSAQGEKGAKLEADSREAGRAATLATVQNLLGVPIDHFAEVNLIGFYDIADQLKPIDVCLKHPVKDRYSGADFPAGPQQLNAKQALAFVRQRHGLPNNDIDRTHRQQAFISSITHKLKTQGVFTDLGKMQGLYGVMKKDLVIDSKLNPIDFAQQATNLTGGNVVFHTLPAGHSAMQNNEQVQIVDVEQMRRLVQDAFHEGPAASPGAKGGASDSQSSAKAAPATVDVFNGSGKTGAASEELKALKALGYTEGQASNTAPQSHVTVTYGQGAQAAARQIATKLGVTAAPAPDAQIQAGHVRVTLGQDFTGATSASSATSPDRSSASTSSSDPSDDDYEKNAVTAGGVPCVN
- a CDS encoding DUF6542 domain-containing protein, with product MAALVGLALPVLGAVVDELIGGSLGTVFVLTALVGGALAAWRCSRAGAWWVAYAPPVVTMLITVAAEEWAGRTSGSGGKGLTTGALHWAIDAFPAMAAAEAAVLAVLAVRWFRLRRSVRK
- a CDS encoding ArsR/SmtB family transcription factor: MGVPEGDRAADLPEQAFHSAALRFGLLASPLRLRIVWMLIRNESDVTQLALRVGARPQAVSQHLARLKLAGAVRARSEGRRQIYAVTDPRVKAVAETMMAMTAADEAAAQNSADLAH
- a CDS encoding DUF4232 domain-containing protein, with amino-acid sequence MSLTPRTLRRGRRVAAGSLIAVAALTLTAGVAQAHTSAKPASDRCTADNLSVGLGRTDIGAGNIHIPLVFTNKGKKTCSLRGFPGVSLTLKEGTPVGKPATRSGAAGGAVRLKPGQSAHAVLHTVNDGVSDTPCWSTAQLVRVYAPGSKKAMTAGTDGLRVCGGRFDVTSVKPGTAD